The Flavobacterium sp. IMCC34852 genome contains the following window.
ATATTCCCAACTCCATTTTTATCGGAATCCAAGGTAATTTTGCACCATGGGTTGGTTCTTTATTGAAAGATGTCAACCAAAAACTGTTATTGGTTATTCCATCGGGAAGAGAAGAAGAAACCATTACTCGTTTATCACGAGTTGGTTTTGATCATGTTTTAGGTTATTTAAATGGTGGTCTTGAAGCTTGGACAACTGCCGGTTTTGAAACCGACAGTATTCAATCCATTTCACCTGAAGAATTTTCAAACCAATTAAACGATCAAAGCATAGTGGTTGATGCCAGAAAACCGGGTGAATATGAAGCAGAACATGTTGAAAACGCACTTAACATCCCGTTAGATACGGTTAATGAAAATTTTCAAAGTATCCCAAAAGGTAAAGATTTCTTTTTACATTGTGCCGGTGGTTATCGTTCTGTAATCATGGCATCCATCTTAAAATCAAGAGGAATTCACAATATTGTAAACGTAGAAAAAGGAATGAATGGTATCAGGCAAACCGGTGTTTCATGTACCCAATTTATTTGTCCTTCGACTAAAAAATAATTAAATAAAAAAACAAAAAAAACACTTAAACTATTGCAATTTAAATACATTTGCAATCTTAAAATTTAAAATGAAAAAATGAAAAAAATAATTCTTTTAGTAGCAGTAGCTGTAGTTCTTTTTGCCTGTAATAATTTGGGAGAAGGAGAATACATTATCACAGGAAATGTAAAAGGCATGAAAACAGGTTTGATTTTCTTAGAAAAACAAAGTCCAATGGGCATGGGATTCACTGCTATAGATACTGTGAAAATTGAAGATGGAAAGTTTGAAATTAAAGGTAAAACCGGCGAACCGGAAATTCATTACCTCAGATTTGATAAACTACAAAACAAACTTCCTTTAATTTTAGAAGGTGGTGAAATTGATATTGAAGTAGATAAAGACACCTTATTCAAATCAAAATTATCAGGAACTTACAATAATGAAGAGTTTACTAATTTCAATACTGAATCAAGCAAGATGCAAAAAGCGGCACAAAAGAAAATGAAAGCTTTTGAAGCCAAAAATAAAGCCTTGATTGAGCAAGTTGAAAAAACAAGAGACACAGCCATTGCAAACAAACTAAGAGCCGAATATGAGCCTATTCAAAAAGAGATTCAAAAAAACATGGAAGAATTTACGGTTGGTTATGCTAAAACTCACCCAAAATCATTCATCAGTGTGTTAATTGTTCAAATGATGATGAGTAATCCGAAGTTTACACCGAAAAACATTGAAGATGTTTTCAATTCATTAGATGCTTCTTTAAAGAAAACCAAGCCGGCAAAAAGTATAAAAGAGAATCTTGACGCGTTAAAAAAAAAACCGACGCCAAATCAACCCTCAGAGTTAATCAAATAGCGCCCGACTTTAAAGCACCAAATCCCGATGGAAAAATGGTGTCTTTAAAAGAAAGTCTTGGCAAAGTAACTTTGATTGATTTTTGGGCTTCGTGGTGTATGCCATGTCGAAAAGAAAATCCAAAAGTGGTCGCTTTATACAACGAGTTTCACAGCAAAGGATTCAATGTTATCAGTGTGTCTTTAGATAAAGATGCAGACCAATGGAAAGAAGCCATTGCTAAAGACAAACTAACTTGGACACAAGTTTCCAATTTAAAAGAAATGGAAGACCCGATTGCTAAGCAATACGGAATAGAGTTAATCCCTACCACTTTCTTATTAGATGCATCAGGAAAAATTGTTGGAATTGATTTACCTCACGAGGAATTGAAGGCCAAAATCCAAGCCCTTTTGAAAACAAAATAAATCAAAACGATAAAAAATAAAAAAATCTCCCCAAGGAGATTTTTTTATTTCATTTAAAACCAACCTCTTAAAAAAAGCTAAAGAATTAAGTGCCTTTTTTATTTGTCAAGCTCAAAAGTGTTTTTATATTTGCAGTCGCTATAAGCATTGGGGAGATACTCAAGCGGCCAACGAGGGCGGACTGTAAATCCGCTGATTACATCTTCGCAGGTTCGAATCCTGCTCTCCCCACAAAATGAAAAGTCTATAACATGTTAAAAGTTTACTTTTATAAATGTTATGGACTTTTTGCTTTAAGCAAGGGCACCTTGCTCAGGATAGCGAAGCAATCCTGCTCTCCCCACAAGTATTTTAAACAAAAAAACCACAAGTTCACTTGATGTTTTTTTTACAATGCTTTCGTAAGGGTGAACCCTTACGAATCATGAAATAATCCTGCTCTCCCCAAAACGCAAAATCCTATAAATACTTAATTATAAAACTTTAACACTATTACATCCCATAGCTAATGCTTTTTTTGTTGAACATATAATCAAAAAAAGTATCTTTGAAATTCTAAAAAATTGTTTTTATGAAATCAAATCTATTTATTGGCTCGCTATTGACGGTAACTTTTGTGTTTACTTCTTGTAAAAAGGAAGAAGAAGCCGCAACCACAAGTGATGCTCCAAAAGAAATTATAATGCCAAGGGTTCAATCAATCCCGGCACAAACAAACATCCAACAGCCCGCTATTCAAAATGTGGCTCCGGGTCAAAACCAACCTGCTACGGCCAGTCAAACTTTAACTCCTAACCCACAACAAGTAGTAACCAAAAAAGGAATGAATCCGCCACATGGACAACCGGGACATCGCTGTGATATTGCGGTTGGTGCACCACTAAATTCTCCTGCAGGGAATAACAACCAGCCCAAAATAGGTTCAGCTACTACACAACAAATTGATCCGAGTAAATTCACAACTCAAACAGCAACTCAGCCAACCGGAGCTCCTGCGATATTAAATCCTGACGGTGCACAAACCACCACCACGGTTCCCGGCATGAATCCGCCACACGGACAACCCGGACACCAATGTGGTATTGCGGTTGGAGCTCCATTACCGAAATAAAAAAATCTTTATAAAAAAAATCCCGTCTTGTTTAGACGGGATTTTTTTATTTGAAATTATTGATTACTCCAATGCGAAAACTACACTCACATTTGTAACAATCTCGATTTCACCTACAGCTAATGTTTCTCTTGGTGCATCAGCCTCTGCAGCCATTGCCATCATGTTTCCTTTAAAATAAGGCATTGGTATGTGAACACTGGAATTATCTGTAATCAAAATGGCTTTGCCCACTTTTTGCCCTAAAACCGACACATAATCATTAGCTTTTTGTTTGGCATTTAATATGGCTTTTTTTCTGGCTTCTCTTTCATAATCCTCCATTTTAGAAGATTTGAATTCAACACCCTGAATTGAATTAATCCCGGCATCATTCAATCCCATCATAATTTCATCATACTTTGACAAATCTTTTAGGTTGATGCTCAAAGTTTGATTGGCTTGAAAAATTGACTTTTTCTTTTCATAATCATAGCTCTTACCCAAACTAACATTATTGGTTTTATAATCCGTGGCCGGAACACCACTTTTCTTTAAAAACTTGATTACTTTATCGACCACTTCATCGTTCAATGTCTTTACCTCTTTTACGTCTTTTCCTGAATTTTGGAAACCAACCGTAACTATAGCTTGATCGGGAATAATTTTTATTTTTCCCTCACCGGTGACTGAAATTTGTGGTACTTGGGCTTTTGATTCTTGCGCATTGGAAATACCTGCGACTAATAGGGCTAAAATTAAAACTGCTTTTTTACTCATGAGATTAAATTTGTTTTTTTGGTATTCGTGAATCTTCGATTTCATAATACAATATTTTTAAATATAAAAGTAACTTTCCAAAAGTTGTGCCAATTATAATCTGCCGGTTTTGGCCATTACAAATAAAATTACAATCGGAATAGCCAATAAAACCACCGTTGATGTGCTGTTTTGAAACAAAGCCGGGTCTTTTATTAAAGTAATCGCATAACCGCCGATTGCACCGCCAAAATGCGCTGTATGTCCGATATTGTCTCGCTTGGCTTTCATACCATAAATAGACGCCAACAAATAAATGAATCCGAAAATATATCCGGGTATAAAACCATAAATCTCTATACCGGGTGCAAGCAATATGGCCGAATATATAATTCCGGTCACTGCTCCCGAAGCACCTACGGCACTATAACTATATTCATTGCCATGAAAGACCATTGTCAGTAAACTACCGAAAATCAAACTCGCCATATAAATCAGAAGAAAAGAAAAATTCCCGAGCATCCCAAAAACAATTGGGGCAAAAAAATACAGGGTAAGCATGTTAAAAGCCAAATGAATTTCATCGGCATGTAAAAATCCTGAGGTTATCATTCTTATTTGCTCTCCGGCTCGAATACTGCCTACATGAAATTGGTATTTTCTAAAAAACAATTGATCATTAAATCCTTTGATACTTATGAGGACATTGGCGAGAATAATACCAATTAGAAATAGGTTGAGCATAACTGAAACATTTTGGTAAAAATAACAATAGTTCTTGAGGT
Protein-coding sequences here:
- a CDS encoding DUF4369 domain-containing protein, coding for MKKIILLVAVAVVLFACNNLGEGEYIITGNVKGMKTGLIFLEKQSPMGMGFTAIDTVKIEDGKFEIKGKTGEPEIHYLRFDKLQNKLPLILEGGEIDIEVDKDTLFKSKLSGTYNNEEFTNFNTESSKMQKAAQKKMKAFEAKNKALIEQVEKTRDTAIANKLRAEYEPIQKEIQKNMEEFTVGYAKTHPKSFISVLIVQMMMSNPKFTPKNIEDVFNSLDASLKKTKPAKSIKENLDALKKKPTPNQPSELIK
- a CDS encoding TlpA family protein disulfide reductase; the protein is MVSLKESLGKVTLIDFWASWCMPCRKENPKVVALYNEFHSKGFNVISVSLDKDADQWKEAIAKDKLTWTQVSNLKEMEDPIAKQYGIELIPTTFLLDASGKIVGIDLPHEELKAKIQALLKTK
- a CDS encoding SIMPL domain-containing protein, whose product is MKSKIHEYQKNKFNLMSKKAVLILALLVAGISNAQESKAQVPQISVTGEGKIKIIPDQAIVTVGFQNSGKDVKEVKTLNDEVVDKVIKFLKKSGVPATDYKTNNVSLGKSYDYEKKKSIFQANQTLSINLKDLSKYDEIMMGLNDAGINSIQGVEFKSSKMEDYEREARKKAILNAKQKANDYVSVLGQKVGKAILITDNSSVHIPMPYFKGNMMAMAAEADAPRETLAVGEIEIVTNVSVVFALE
- a CDS encoding rhomboid family intramembrane serine protease is translated as MLNLFLIGIILANVLISIKGFNDQLFFRKYQFHVGSIRAGEQIRMITSGFLHADEIHLAFNMLTLYFFAPIVFGMLGNFSFLLIYMASLIFGSLLTMVFHGNEYSYSAVGASGAVTGIIYSAILLAPGIEIYGFIPGYIFGFIYLLASIYGMKAKRDNIGHTAHFGGAIGGYAITLIKDPALFQNSTSTVVLLAIPIVILFVMAKTGRL